In the bacterium genome, one interval contains:
- a CDS encoding YbfB/YjiJ family MFS transporter, producing MKKPGFHYGWMIVLAGCLTIFACIGLARFSYGLLLPSMGKELLLEYDRMGYVGTGNFCGYLLGVAIAPFILRRAGARHTIAGGLTLVALTMFGMGVATTFFAVLVLYFLTGIGSGIANIPVMVVVGRWFHRSLRGRATGLMLMGNSMAIIFAGYLVPWMNVLKGSGGWRWSWGTLGGVIFLVAVTAGLIIRDDPSQKGLSPAGEPKAPAGAQIAKAPEKRSLLRPLLHLSALYFTFGITHVVYVTFLVTSLVSERGMAEATAGRFWAVVGIFGFFSGPLFGSFSDRFGRKWGLATVFAVQSLSFYLAAKTTGEIPLFVSVALFGLSAWSIPAIISSAVADTFPMERAASAFSFVTFCLAMGQIIGPAVAGSMANASKTFSTVFLLASIGAAFAVVLAAFLRENRAHS from the coding sequence ATGAAAAAACCGGGGTTTCACTATGGGTGGATGATCGTGCTGGCGGGTTGCCTTACCATCTTCGCCTGCATCGGGCTCGCGCGCTTTTCCTACGGGCTTTTGCTGCCGTCGATGGGGAAGGAGCTGCTCCTCGAATACGACAGGATGGGATACGTCGGCACCGGCAATTTCTGCGGCTACCTCCTCGGCGTCGCGATCGCCCCCTTTATCCTCCGAAGGGCGGGCGCCCGTCACACCATCGCCGGGGGGCTCACTCTGGTCGCCCTGACAATGTTCGGCATGGGCGTAGCGACCACCTTTTTCGCCGTCCTCGTCCTTTATTTCCTTACGGGAATCGGCAGCGGAATCGCCAACATACCGGTGATGGTGGTGGTGGGGAGGTGGTTTCACCGATCCTTGCGCGGGAGGGCGACGGGGCTGATGCTGATGGGCAACAGCATGGCTATAATTTTCGCGGGGTATCTGGTGCCCTGGATGAACGTCCTGAAGGGCTCGGGAGGATGGCGGTGGAGCTGGGGCACGCTCGGCGGGGTGATCTTTCTCGTGGCGGTGACTGCGGGGCTGATTATAAGAGACGACCCTTCGCAAAAGGGGCTTTCGCCCGCGGGAGAGCCAAAGGCGCCAGCTGGCGCGCAGATTGCCAAAGCGCCGGAAAAGCGCTCCCTGCTAAGGCCCCTTCTCCACCTGTCGGCGCTCTACTTCACCTTCGGTATTACCCACGTCGTCTACGTGACCTTCCTCGTCACCAGCCTCGTCTCGGAAAGGGGGATGGCTGAGGCCACGGCTGGAAGGTTCTGGGCAGTGGTGGGAATCTTCGGCTTCTTCTCGGGGCCTCTTTTCGGAAGCTTTTCCGACCGCTTCGGCAGGAAGTGGGGACTTGCGACGGTCTTCGCGGTCCAGTCGCTCTCCTTCTACCTCGCCGCTAAAACCACCGGCGAGATACCCCTCTTCGTCTCCGTGGCCCTCTTCGGGCTCTCTGCCTGGTCGATTCCCGCGATCATCTCCTCTGCGGTGGCCGACACCTTCCCGATGGAGAGAGCGGCCTCAGCCTTTTCCTTCGTCACCTTCTGCCTCGCTATGGGGCAGATAATCGGACCGGCAGTCGCCGGGTCGATGGCGAACGCCTCAAAGACCTTCTCGACGGTCTTTCTGCTGGCCTCCATCGGCGCGGCTTTCGCGGTGGTGCTGGCGGCGTTTCTGCGCGAAAACAGGGCTCATTCCTGA